The following proteins are co-located in the Paroedura picta isolate Pp20150507F chromosome 18, Ppicta_v3.0, whole genome shotgun sequence genome:
- the MPHOSPH10 gene encoding U3 small nucleolar ribonucleoprotein MPP10 translates to MAASVAAAAAPAPRGRLDRCLEALNAAAAQPERFLSVQDGLAADLSSLTKTLYDFHKAFGPGTVPGSPLKELVIEDFDEEQIWQQLELQNEAVLSYLQAAVAGSAAEDDLCLLPEMEEEEEEDRLSGDDGQETDHEDEMEDLDVDPKKEESNHEEKRRRLRARTGPAFSDEDSDIDFDIDELERQARPSKPAGKRTGEASLVDDKFFKLAEMEAALDAAEKREGREEDGGGHEEEGIDYFEEVLSEDDDEEEVEFGVAKAKPPKSARDLKYRDYFDPVDSPEEITVDRQGSEDDGDQSEGGESEAEEEEEEGAADITEGMDEIREPRGNESKKAAFKRVTFALPSDSEAEDEPGTSKGKTSHAPEAKSSFEKRQLKLSEKIKSLEEELLREKSWQLRGEVTGQKRPENSLLEEMVLFDHAVKMAPVITEETTMELEDIIKGRIKDQAWDDVVRKEKPKEDPYEFKKRLTLDHEKSKLSLTEIYEQEFLKLNQKKTEEEENPEHIEIQKMLDSLFLKLDALSDFHFTPKPPVPEVKIVSNLPAITMEEVAPVSVSDAALLAPEEIKEKAKGGDLKTDAEKTSTDKKRERRKKKLLKRIRLKAKAKREKVLEKKAEENPKLKKRVSAGQLKKLTAGGASVLRDDGKDRALKSSQAFFSQLQDQVKMQIRDAKKSRREAKKPALSAQKLKL, encoded by the exons ATGGCCGCGAGTgtcgcagcggcggcggctccggcTCCACGCGGGCGGCTGGACCGATGCCTTGAAGCGCTCAACGCCGCCGCGGCGCAGCCGGAGCGCTTCCTCAG CGTTCAGGACGGACTCGCTGCCGATCTCAGCTCGCTAACGAAGACGCTGTACGATTTCCACAAAGCTTTCGGGCCCGGGACGGTTCCGGGGAGCCCCCTGAAAGAACTGGTGATCGAAGACTTTGACGAAGAGCAGATCTGGCAGCAGCTGGAGCTCCAGAACGAGGCAGTCCTGAGCTACCTGCAGGCCGCCGTGGCTGGAAGTGCTGCCGAGGATGACCTCTGTCTTCTCCccgaaatggaggaggaggaggaggaggaccgcCTCTCGGGGGATGATGGACAGGAGACTGACCACGAAGATGAGATGGAGGACCTTGACGTAGATCCCAAGAAAGAGGAAAGCAACCATGAAGAAAAGAGAAGGCGGCTCAGGGCGAGGACGGGCCCCGCGTTCAGCGACGAGGATTCAGATATCGACTTTGACATCGACGAGCTGGAGAGACAGGCCCGACCGTCGAAGCCCGCTGGGAAAAGGACGGGGGAAGCGTCCCTCGTGGATGACAAGTTCTTCAAGCTGGCTGAGATGGAGGCCGCTCTGGACGCGGccgagaaaagggaaggcagagaGGAGGACGGCGGTGGCCATGAAGAGGAGGGCATTGATTACTTTGAGGAGGTGCTCTCTGAAGAcgatgatgaggaggaggtggAATTCGGGGTCGCCAAAGCGAAG CCGCCTAAAAGCGCTCGGGATCTCAAATATCGAGATTATTTCGATCCCGTCGACAGTCCCGAAGAGATCACGGTCGACCGCCAAGGCTCTGAAGATGACGGCGACCAGAGTGAGGGAGGAGAATCtgaagctgaggaggaggaggaggaaggagcagcCGACAT AACGGAGGGAATGGATGAAATCCGAGAGCCGCGGGGGAACGAGAGCAAGAAAGCGGCTTTTAAAAGAGTGACGTTCGCCTTGCCGTCTGACAGTGAAGCAGAAGATGAGCCAGGCACATCGAAAGGGAAGACGAGCCACGCCCCTGAAGCCAAATCCTCCTTTGAGAAAAGGCAGCTGAAG CTCAGCGAGAAAATTAAGTCGCTCGAAGAGGAACTGCTGCGGGAGAAGTCCTGGCAGCTGAGAGGAGAAGTGACGGGGCAGAAGCGGCCCGAAAACAGCCTCCTGGAGGAGATGGTGCTCTTCGACCATGCCGTCAAAATGG CTCCCGTGATCACGGAGGAGACGACGATGGAGCTCGAAGACATCATCAAGGGGAGGATCAAAGATCAG GCTTGGGACGACGTCGTGCGGAAAGAAAAGCCGAAGGAGGATCCCTACGAGTTCAAAAAGCGCCTGACGCTGGATCACGAGAAGAGCAAGTTAAGCCTCACGGAAATCTACGAGCAGGAATTCCTGAAGCTCAACCAG AAAAAAACCGAAGAGGAAGAAAACCCGGAACACATAGAAATTCAGAAAATGCTGGATTCGCTTTTCCTTAAGCTGGACGCCCTTTCCGATTTCCACTTCACCCCGAAACCG CCCGTGCCAGAGGTTAAAATAGTCTCCAATCTCCCCGCCATAACGATGGAGGAAGTTGCACCAGTTAGTGTCAGCGACGCTGCCCTCCTCGCTCCGGAGGAGATCAAG GAGAAGGCCAAAGGCGGAGACCTGAAGACGGATGCCGAGAAGACCTCCACGGACAAGAAACGGGAGCGGCGGAAGAAGAAGCTGCTGAAGCGGATCAGGCTGAAGGCAAAGGCAAAGCGGGAGAAGGTCCTGGAGAAGAAGGCGGAAGAAAACCCCAAGTTGAAGAAACGGGTGTCTGCCGGGCAGCTGAAGAAGCTCACGGCAGGCGGGGCGTCTGTGCTCCGG GATGACGGCAAAGACCGTGCTTTGAAGTCCTCCCAAGCGTTCTTCTCCCAGCTGCAAGATCAAGTGAAGATGCAAATCCGCGACGCCAAGAAAAGCCGGAGGGAAGCGAAGAAGCCAGCGCTCTCTGCCCAGAAACTGAAGCTATGA